The nucleotide window ACATCACTGTTCAAGCAAGCCTGGTTCTCCGCTCTAGAAACGCCAGCTAGAGCATGGTGGACACTTCAGATTTTTGGTTTCTGTGCTATCTGGAGCGTGATGCTCTCTGTCCAAGGTCAATATTTATCCATTCACTAAAAATACCTCAGCACTGACATTTCAAGcagccaagaagagaaacaTCCCCCATATCTGGGCTTTTATGCTTCTGGGGCAGATTGTTGCCATATCCTTTGCCAGCAATCTTTTCTTCCTTGCTGTGCTTGCACACGAtgtcaaggatgagaagaaacCAGCTCAAAGTACACTAAAGCCATCATCGCGGACTTCAGATATCCTGatcctcgtcgtcaaccTGGCTGTGACCCTCTTTCTGTTCGGAAATCTGGACAGCCCTTactttctctctctgctcCTTGCGCCACACGTTTTGGCCTTTGTGCCACTTTTGAGGGACGGTATATCATCCGGGAGCACAGAATCCAGCCAACTTCGCGAGCCATCCAAGGTATTGCAATTCGGCATTCTTGCGGCAGTCCTGGCTGCCGGGACATCGCAACCCATTGCCAGTGGGGAGACTTGGAAGAGCATCCTGGACACACTGTATGAGCACCCAGCTGTGAGCAGCGTAGGATGGGACGTGATCTGCTGCTGGGTGAGCTATACCGCGTGGTTCCTCGTCCGGGATTCGGAGTGAGCAAGTCACAAGACAGGACAAATTTGTTGAATTCATTGGGCATATCGCTTCAGTCCTGCTTTAGAACTATTGAAGATATGCTGGAACAGTACAACATTGGCCGGATAGAACGGCTCAAGTAGTCCTGACGCCAAGTCTCTGCCACCGAAATTTCGGACTGTCATGAGCGGCCCGGCCCCCGGGATCAACCCGAAATGCTACCCTACCACCAGGACTTTGAGCTGACCTGCCGTTTGTGGTTGAACTCGCCTTGCAGTGCGCATATATTTGAGCGATAGAATAGCGATCCAGTCAACTACCAATCGACTAAAGTCTTGATCGAGTAGCCAACTGTTACTTCTCATCATGATTGGTCACAAATATTGAAGCTTTAGTTCAACCTCCTGGACAGGGCGAAAGGCAGGGGACAAGCGAAGCAGAGAATCTTACATCACATACCTAACTCGTAGCACTGCATAAAAAGTCCTTTCCgcactctctctcttccgcCTGGTTGTCCCCTTGCATACAGCCTGCAAGCTGAAGGGCTAATCCCGCCCTGAGACCTAAGAATGATTGGCTGATCTGGTCCAGGGACAAAGAACCCCCAATATGGGTTCCCGCAGTTCAGGCGAGACCAGACCGTTGCACGGCTGCCAGTTGTGGACGGGAATATCATCAAACTGCAAGCCACAATGGTCACTTAGTCGGACAAGAAGTCGATTTTCTCCCTGTTATGTAACTTCGTCTCATGCTGTCCACGATCTAGAACAGTGTCAGTCCATGGTTATGGCTGAAGCAGACGATGATCAGAACCTCATCTGGGGTCCTGCTCCAGacctggggagggggcggtgacGATAGCGATTTTGTTGCTGTATTAGGAACTATCAGGCGAGTCTTTCCAGCATGGACGGTGACCCAGGGCTTGGGGAGTCGTCATGGTTGTCTCTCGGGGGCTAGGAAACGGGTATTTAAGGGGTCGTTGTGTCCTCAGATCACGATAtccatcccccatctcaacacTCACTTTcaaatccacctccaccatgcAACTGCTCGCCATCCTGACCACCTTTCCCCTAACCGCCCTCGCGGTGGTGAATGGCCGTTGTTCCGGCAGCGCCGCCACCGGCACCTGGGGACAAAGCGGCATCTGCATTTCGACCGGCACCTGCAACTCTTTCGGCGGTGTCTTCAAGAGCGGTGCTTGCCCTGGTGACGCGGCCGATATCAGATGCTGCCTCATCGGCCTGGAGGGGTCGACCAACAAGCCATGCGGTGCTCCTCGATCATACTGCGACTGGGACGGACATGCCTGCTGGGGGGTTACGCACAGCGGTATGTTTTTGACTAGTCACCATGGTGTCCAGTCGACTAACATTGGTGCAGGAAAATGTCCCGGTCCGGCGGATTATAGGTGCTGCCAGAGTCTGTAAATAGGCACCTATGCCTGATTCTCGGGAGACTTTCGGTATTGCAGTTGGGCTTCGTGTACAGTGGGAGAAAAGCCATATATATGCATGAGGCTCTTCAGAAATGGAGCGCAATACAGCAACCTTTTTGCGTCTTGTGACTACCAGTGTGATTCGGTCATACAAAGTTAGTGATCCGCAATATGTACAACTGAGCAGTAAGCGTACCTGAAATTCCCTTGGTATTAGCCTTTGCTGTGGACTAGTAGTTCCTCAAACGTCTGTTGTGATTTGATTGCATTAGAGCCAACTCTATCTAGGGATACTCTAGTAATCCCAGACCTGCCCTCAGTTAGGCTGAATAATCTCCCCCTTGATCAAAAATGGCACCACATTCCCCGGCTCAACAAAGAAATCCTCATGCCCCGTCGCCTTGATCAGCGCAGCTATCGTCCCCGAATGAGTCGAAAAGCTGATAAtctgctcatcatcatgctcAAATACATCCTCAAGCAAAGCCATCGTACGTGCGGCATGCTCTTGGAGcgtctctctcccctccgtcTTCCAGTAtacatcctcatccacaaacccctcctcaaactcaaacTCGGGAAAATTCTCCCTGATCCAGGTGCCATTACGGCGGCGGTCACACGTGTGAAAATGTAGTCTTTCCCTAAGCAACtccttgatgatgggcttgaaGGGTGGTTTCTCCTGACCGGGGGGTAACTCGATGCCTTCAAATGAGAACTTGCAAGTCTCGAGACAGCGGGCAAGAGGGCTGGCGTAGTAGCGCCTGGGAAGAGGGAGTTTGAGCGTGGTTGCGGCATCCTGCCAAAAGGCGTTCATGGTCATGGCTTGACGGATGCCTTCTAGGGTGAGGTGGGAGTCGAACCAGGTCGAGTTGTCGTCTCCATTGAGCATTACCCATCTTGTCTAGTCAAGGGTGTGGACGTTGGTTAGCATTATGAGATAATTTGGCCAACGGTGATTGGTTCTCACCTCCCACTCAGCTGAGCCGACATCAGACTCTTTGGCATTGTGGTAGCCTTGGCCGTGGCGGGTGACATATATGAGTTTATAGGCCGCTTTTCCTTTCTCGCTTTCATTCCACGAGTTGAGGAGATTGACAAACCTCTCCCATGGCTGTTTTGAGCGTTGGGGGTCGAAAGCCTCGTCGGTGGGGTAGGGTTGATCAATTAGACCCATACCCGGCATCGTAGGCTGATGGTTGTAAGCAATCATGTCATGCTCAATGACACCCAAGAGATTAAGAGACATACCACCTCATTCCTCGGGCCGCGGCCTGCCATTTGGAAGTAGCCGGGAACGGCTGTGAATCGATATTTGGGTGCCATGGTCTTCAGTGCTGCCAAGGATTTCATAGATTCAGATTCAGATGAAGCGATCGGATGAGAGACAGATGGTGGGGCAGTCAATGAGAGTGTAGGGAAGGACATcaggagaagcagcttgAGCATGGACCAGCCTGACCAATGCCCCGCGCCCGTAGCATGCTGTCCAATCATTGTGAACATGTGCGAAGTCTTGGGTGTTGCAGATGGCGATGCTGTCTGATGTTGGGAATGCAGAGGGAAAACATCACACAGCCATATTAGCTCATATTCTGTCGAGGTTTCTACATGTGCGTAAGCCCTACTTAAAATTCATGGCTTGATGGCTTTGATGGTTTGAAGTGAAAATTGATGTGATGTCACCTGCGAAGGACCCTAACCCTACAACTGAACCAAACCTGAGGAACGCCCAGGGTGGGGTCCAAGCTGTTGACGGGAAACCGCCATCCTGGGATCACAGCGTCATCGCTCGGTCCCCATCCCACTGAACACCATCGTGCCTTACTATTTATTACCAGCAAACTCAAGCCACCGGAATCCCCAACAAATGGCCAAAGCAAAGAAACTCTCCAAAGCTCCAACCTCGGACACTGCCTCCACAAACAGCGCCggatcctcctcggcgccaACTACCACGCCCTCCTGGTACGTACTTTTACTCTTCCATAATCGATATATCCTCACCTACTAATTAGTCTTCCATTCCCAGGTTGAccgactccctccccctccccgcactcatcgtcctcgaccTAGACTACACCCTCTGGCCCTTCTACTCAGACATCCACATCTCGCCCCCCatccgctccctctccccctttgtACTATCCGACCGAAACGGCGAGtacttctccctcttccccgacgcccccgccatcctccgcctcctctcctccccacaaTGCAACATCCGCCTGGCTGTCGCGTCTAAATCCCCAGTCGGCGATCTATGTCGTGAAGTGCTCAAATCACTACGATTACCCGAGACGGAGATACGAGGGCAGCCGAAAAAGGTGATTGATGTCTTTACAACAGGCGGGGGCGGAGGGCTGGAGATTTATGAGAGCTCAAAACTACGGCATTTCGAGGTGATTGCCAAACGGACGGGGGTGCGGTACGAGGATATGCTGTTTTTTGATGACGAGAGGCCTAATTTCGAGGTAGAGAGCGTAGGAGTGACGATGAAGCTTGTTGGCAGACAAGGGCTGTGctgggaggagctggaaaaggggataCAGCTttggagggagagaaagggTATTGTTCCAGCTACTGCTGGCGGTAGCGGTTCATATgctggagggagatggtAACTATGTATTTGTCATGGATAAAGCATGGCGTCGGGGTGTTTTGTTACTGAAAAAAGAATACTACGGCTATTTATGCTGATATGATATACACACAGCGCAGCTGGACCCCCAAAAAAGAGCTGCATTTCTATTGCTACACCCCAAACATATGCCATCAacggaagaaaaaggagagGTATCAAACTGCGCGCGCTCAAGAGCCCAAATCCCAAGCACAAGCACAAAGAGGAAAAAAGCCCGCAATGTTCTACCCTTAGCCAGAAACACAACACCGGCAACAAACACCATGCAACGCAACCTTCTAAGCCTTGACCGCGGCcggcttctgctcctccgcAACCGCATCAGGCACCGCAACGGCGGCAACCTTTTCCGAAATCTCCGCCGTAGACGGCTTGTCATTCGACGAAGAGACCGACAGCGCCTTGACGCCCTCCATCGAAGCCTCGATCTtggcctcctgctcctccttcacGCCAGCAACGGCCGCCGCCGGCTCTTCCACCTTGGGAAACGGCGACGGAATGCTGCAaatcttttctcttctttgcTTTCCGTCCTGTCTGCCGACCGCATACAACTCGAGAGTGTTGCCATCCTCGGACGGGACCCAATAAGCTGGCCCCCTGGGGAAGTCGGTGTGCCCCTTTACCCAGGTGATCGCCTCTTTTATCCTGGGGTCGACGTTTGGCCGGTCAAAGAATTCGAATTCCAGCTCGCCGCCGTACGCCTTGGGGATGTTTCTCGGCTCCATGAATCTTTCCAGCTCGGTCTTGACTTCTGCCgcggagaggatgaagatctTGGAGACGGTGATGGGGTCGAACCACCTCTTGATCCAGCCCCAGACTGTGCTAAAGAAGTAAGGGgcgccgatgatgaagatgcgGTCGAGGGTCTCGGGGTAGTGGGCTGTGGCGAGTGTCGAGGCGGCCTGCATGTGTGACTTTAGGTTCCAGAACATGCGCAGCGATACCTGGGAGACGTCAACGATGTTGGTgctgagggtgatgggggtcTCGGCGTTGTCGCGGTCTTTCATGGCCGAGCAGAGGGGCTGCGCAAATCGGGTGAGGTTCTCGTACAGGGCAAACAGCCTAAGGAGCTTCTCGGGTGTTGACCCATCAGTCTTTGCCAGACTGGCGCTCGTCgactcggccttcttctcgtaGTTGGCGACCGTCTTACTGTCGAGATGGCGGATCTGGAAGAGGTAAATCGGGATGCCGCGCCTGTCTCGTCTGCCCGTCCATTGGGGGTACTGTTACTGGCTGTCAGAGTGCGCTTCCTGATTGTTCAGACACAGAGGACCTACCAAGCTCCTCGTCTCCTCGTACGCCTCCACATCAATCGTGTCATACAGCACCTCCAACTGGTTCGCCTTGCGCCAGTCCTCGGTGTCCTTGAACTGCTTGTACGCATCCTCCACaatccacctcctcgcccgcaGAAATCGTCTGTCAAACCGTGCATTAGCCGTGCGCCCCTCAACACTCCGTACCTGCGCCGCTTTGCACTGCGGTGCTCTCCACCCCATATGTGACATCATAACCAAGAGAAATAAGAcgaaaaatataaaaacaaattagaaaaaaaaaagtcttaCAGCAAAGTCCAATCCTCATGCGACGGTTTCTCCCCAGGCGCATGTGTAtacaaccccttctcccccaagaAGATCTTGAAATCCTGCAgcgccttctcctgctcggCGGTCAAGTGTCCGAAATGTCCATGAGGGTACCCGAACTCGTCTccgccggtggtggccgtggcaGAAGGGACTTGTTCCACTGGTGAGCCCGCCAttgtgttttcttttgtctctcAAGTAACCCTCTAAAATATGTTTATTCCTGAGACTGCCTCGCTGACAATGGTGACAGAATTCCACTGAGAGTTTTTCGATCACGAATACCAACggcgcagcaacagcagcagaagcagcagcgcgCAAATGCAAAAATGCGGGGTGCTTGTGCTGGCTTAGGTGAGAACGGTTCGCGCGCGCAGAGTCAAGTCGatgacaacctggaagtaACGACGTTTagcctccccccccaaaaaagatGATCGAGGTCAATACACAGAGAGCGTGAGATGACGGGTGGACTAGTTTAAACCAAGATTGAAGAGGATGACAAAAGGGACCAGAAAATGCTTCCGATTCCTGTCGCAGGTCCGGAGTCCCAACTCGCCGAACAGGCCGAGAAATAGGAAATGAATTGCCCACGCGCGCCCGCAGAAGCCCCACCAAGCGCTGGAATCGCAGCGTCCTCGTTGGCTCCCGACTCACCTACGCCGCTGTCCCGCACCAGCCGGAGCTCGGACCCGGTGCCCCAAAATGTGATTGCTGACAGGTAACTCCGTAAATGCTCACTGCCTCGCATCGCTTCTCGCTTTGAAGCAAGCCGcaaccaacaaaacaaaacagaagCAAAAAGGGGGCTGGGCCAATGTATCAGATTCCAATCACTTCGCTTGACAGAGGCAGCTACCAAAGATAACAAGCACCAATGACACAACATCCATGACCATATTCTAGCCCGAGGCAACCAGCCCTCACATTCCATTGccgacgacaagaagcttTTTTGGTTCTCAATAGCCCCCCAATGACGCCAATAATCACAAACCCCCTGTCTGCCCTCTACTCTTCATCCGCactctcttcctcgtcgtcttcctcctccgcttcctcctctgcagCATCTTCCTCGGCAATAACAGgaccctccttctccagtcTGAGCCACTCGTCCCATTCTGGGAAgagctcctcatcctccactgGGACACCAAGGGACTTGGCCACACGccccttcttgttcttctccaGCCTGTCTTTCCACTCAGCTACAATGGCAGGGGCAAGACTTGGCTTGTATGTCTGCGCAAAGAGCACTGCCTCGGCGTGACGGTTTGTCTTGGTGAGGATCTCAACACACCCGGGCACATCGCCCAGGAGCCACTTGCTGCTGAAAGCAATGTTGTGAGCACCCGCAGCCGACGCCTGCTCCGCCAGCTTGGCGAGACCTTCACGGTCCGACGTGGAGCTGTAGACCAGCAACAAGGAGCCGAGATCCTTGGAGTTGACGAAACACTCGGTGGCAAGAGGGATATCCCAGGCGGCGAGACCGGCGTCGCCCAAAGTCTTCCACTTGTGGTCCGAGTCAGACTGTCTGGCCAGTTCAACCGCAACATCCAGTTGATTCAGGGCAAGAGCGAGGTCAAACTTGTGCTCAGGATCCGTAGCCACTTCAAGCGCCAATTCCTTGTGACCCTGTCCCTCGAGGAAGCGGGCGATTTTGTTGAGTTGGTCTTGGGGGatgctggggaggagttCGGCCGCCGTCTCCATGTCCTGACGGAGCACCAAGGTTTGATACTCAAGGactgggagggagagggcgaaggATGTGACGGAGAGGTCCTTGTCAGTCAGGTAAACGCGGCTGTCACGCTGGAGGTACCCGAGAATATACATGGGCTTGTCGAAGTGAGACACGGTGTAGGTCTGGTCACCCACAAGGTAGTTCAGCCTATTGGTGCCATTCGTGTAGATGAGGACATCACCCAGCCATTCGGCCGATCGGATGCTGTGGCCTTGTTAGTAATGTTGTGGAAAGTGTACAAGCCGATTGACACATACCTTTCACTAATGTCGGTAATGACATCGAAGGCCTCCTcgacgccatcctcctcgaccttgccgGACTGCACAGCCTCGTTGTAGTTCTCACGGGAAAATCTGAGAACATAGCAAGAGTCCTCGCAAGCCAGAGCAACGAGCTCACCACTTTCGCTCCAGTAGACCTGCTTAGGCTCAACCTCGATGCGCCGGACAAGACCACCCGTTTGCCAGTCAAAGAACGAAATACCACCCTGGCCTTTGACACCGAGCAACACGCCACCAGTGAGCCCGTCGGCAGCAAACGGCACGTCGAGaccgcccttcttctcctggaAGTTCTTGAACACCTTGATGCTGGTTGGCGATTCGCGGATCGCAAAGTCGTTTGAGTTCTCCTTGGAGGCCCAGACGAAGTCGAGAGCCGAACCGAAAGCCTTGTTGCGCCACGCCAGGGCAGTGTAGATGATGTactcgccgtcgccgcaaATGGCGGCGAAACGGCCGTTGGGTGAGTGAAGCAAAGCCTGAGGGTAGATTTCGGCGTTGCCTAGCTccttggtggagaaggtgatTGGCTCGTTATCCTTGGTCGCGTCGCCCGCCTTGATAACGGCGGAAACGACCTCGTTGTGTCTGGCCCAGATAATCTTTCCAGACCCATCCATGGACACCGCCGGTTCTTCCCTGCCAAGTTTAATCACCACGGATCCCTCATCGAAACCAACCGCGATGCCCTGCTTGCCCTTCTGGTAGGCCACACACCAAGCTCTCTCAAGCCCATAGTTGAGGGTTTGCTCATGACGGTAGGTGTTGGCGTTCCATATCCTCACGGTGCCCTGCAAGTTGGTATCAGCATCTGATCAAGCGAGAGATCTCATCCAATAAACCTACATCTTCGGAACCAGAAATGATGATTGGAAGCTCGGGATGGTAGCACGCAAAAGAAACGTTATTTGTGTGACCCTCAAGCGTCGCAATCAAACTCTTGGTGGTGTAATCCCACACTTTCACCGTGCGCTATAGCAGCTCGTCAGTAAGATTGTCCAGTACCCAAGGACATCCAAACCTACGTCATCTGAGGTGGTAAGAAGGTAGGGCTTGTCGCTGTGAGGGTAGTAGTCGACATGGTTGACACCCTTGGTCTCGTGGGCTTCAAGTTGGAAGTTTGGTGTGGAGGAACCCAAGCTCCAGATCTTGACCGTCCTGTCCAAGCAGGCCGAGGCGAAGGTGTTGGTGTCTTTCGGGTTGATGGCGAGGGACATGACATAGTCTGAAAGCACGTCAGTCATTCTGTCGGATTCATAAGTGGCTCCCAAAACCTACGCGAGTTGCCCTCAAACACCCTGACGTTtttccaccccttctcccagtcCCAGAGCTTGATTGTCATGTCATCACTGGCCGTGAGAACAAAGGGCTGTGTTGGGTGGACGGCGATCGCACGGATGTAGTCGGGATGCGCCTCAAAGGTTGTGATCTTCTCGCTGGTGTTGTAGTTGTATACCCGAATTTGGCTGTCGTCCTCGGTCAGCTCTCtgcccaacaccacaccacccacgcAACCTCGGGTATGCCATACAAATCATCGGAACCACAGACAATCCAGTTCTTTCGCGCAACGAAGCGACCAGCGCGCACTGGAACATCGGTAAGCTCGAAGGTCTTGACGACCTGTTGCGTCTCGTACGACCAAATGTAGACATGGCCGCTATAGAGGGTAGCTGTTCGAAATAGGGTCAGTCTCGTGTCGTCTCGAGCGGAGGTCGCGCGAGGGCATACTCAAGATCCATGGCTCTGTCGGATGGAAGTCGATGCCTTTGACACGCTGTCGGCAAACTATGTCAGCAAACATGGCGAGCGGTTGCGCGCCGGGCCCCCATGGCCAGGGCTGGAGGGAGATCACAAACCTCAGAGCGAGCAAAGAGTTGGCGCTGTATGTTTAGAGACATGTTAGCCGGTGTAATGAACGAGACACTCAACCAAAAGTATGGCAAGAAAACATTGCCAAGGGATCAGAGGCTGGACGAGCATGAGAGCGTCGTGAGCAACCGCCAGCCGTGATGCAAGACAGCGGATTGTACGCAGGGGGACCTGGAGCTTGTGGCCAGATCATGGGTGACACAACCCGGCATTCAAGGGAGCGAAAGCAAATGTGCGACTTGCCTTGACGTCCAACCTCATGTTGGCCAATGTGTATTATCTCGAGTCTCGGTGTGGGATGTTTGAGAAAGGAGCGGCTCTCGAGCTCGGGGGAGCTTGTTCGGCGGGGTGGATCGGTTCACGCTGCTTGACCGCAAAAGGGGAATCTCGAAATCGTCACAAGGAGGCAGCAGTTCGTCAATTATACGTCAGGCGACGGCAGTCATGTAAATAAATCTGGCTGGAAGATGGTCGGGCCAGATGTCACTGCCACAGAGTGTGGGAAGCCAGCGATaaaggggggatggatgcCGTCGTTGTTTTAAGTTGCCGGCCACGTATCGAGAGGTTCTGGACGCAATTTCGCCGATGTGgtctcagcagcagctgcaagTGGGTGGGCTCCAATATTAGGTAAGGTTCAGGTTCGTGCTCCAGTCCATCTGGGGAACAGTTTGCAACCTAAAATTCCAGGCTAAAAGCGCACAGACCACGTTTGCTGTCAATGAAATGCCAAGGTCTCCAGCTGGCCTGAGGTCTTGACTGCAGCTGCTCCTCATCAAATCAACTCGGCAGTTCACGATAGCTTCAATTGTGCCCAGCCAGCATTTTTCAATCGCCGCAATTTTTGGCCATGTAATCCAACGGGGGACGCTGCGGATAGGTGCGCTACACTACCGTGGTATGGACCATTTAACGCTACATATCTAGCTAGCTCACAGAACGCAAAGACGCAAGACAGCAAGTGAACAAACATCTAGTACAAAACTAAGTCTTCGACACTTCTCCAAGATATGCTAGCTCTTACTTGTCTAGTAACCGAAACTCCTAATTAAAACACCAACCCGCTCTAAGAAGCATACTTTGTTATAACAcgtatcatcatcaaccaatGCCAGAAAAATACCAAACGCCGTGTCCATGTGTCCCGGAATCGACTCCGCGATGTTCCTTTCCGACGCTAAATGAAACCTTCGCTTTATCCCATCAAGGTGCCTTGACCATCAACGCCGTCAAATGACAAGAACTACCCGAAATTCAACACAGCACGACCTTACTCCTCATTCGAATCGGCCTGGACACGCTTGACAATGTCGACCACCTGAGGGTAGAGCTTTTCACTTGGCTGCAAACCGCAAACTTCCTGGACAACCTCTtcaggcttcttctcctccatgaTTTTGGCAAGCTCAAACGACTCGTCGTCGCCCTCGACGTTCTGGAAGCGGAATGCCATCTCGGCAGCATCAAGTAGGGCTGAACAGTCCTTGCCGTTTTCCGCGAGCTCGGCAGCGGGGCCGATGAACCGCTCTTTTCGGCTCAGCTTCCGGAGCGGGGCACGACCCACACGCTCAACCGCATCCTCCAAGTGGGGGTTGCTGATGCGCCTAACAATCTTGTCGACGTactgcttctgctcctcctcgtcgatgCCGTGTTTCTCGGTGATGAGGTCAGCCGTCTCCTTGAGAGCGTTCTTGACCTCGTCCCGGATGTCCTTGTCTTGTAGGGCATCGTACACGGTGCTCTTGCGGCGAGTGTAGCCGTAGTACGCAGCAGTGGCGTGGCCAGTGTTGACAGTGTACAGCTTGCGCTCAATGAAGGGCTGGAGGTTGTCGACCCACTTGATGCCCTTGATGTCTGGGACGGCCCATTCCTTGAACGGGGTCTTCTCGACAACCCACTCATAGAACTTCTCAAGCTTCACATCGAGGCCGGCATCGGGGTCTTGGGCCGGGACGATGCGGTCAATGGCCGAGTTGGCAAAGGTGGCACGCTTATCGTAATCCTCGAGGAGAGCGGGGTTGGTGTTCTCGGGAGACTTTATGAACTCGGCAAGAGTGTCGGTGGCGCCGATGGCGTTCTCGCAGGCAATGACAGCGGCGGGAGTCAGATCCGTCGAGCGGGCGGCGAGACCCTTGGCAATTACTGGCGCGAGGAACTTGAGGATGTTAGGGCCGACGGAGCAGGTGACCACATCGGCCGTCGCGATCTCCTCGACCAAAGCCGCCTCATTTGACCTCGAGTTGATGGCCCGGtagttggtgatggtcttCTCGGTGGTGCCCTCAGCGCCAACCTCGATCACCTTGTAGCTCTTGTGGGTGTTGAGCTTGCTGACGGTGGCATCGTTGACCTCGGCAAAGATGACTTCATACCCCGATTCGTGGAGGAAGCAAGCAACAAAGCCACGGCCTACACCAGCAACGTTAGCAACCGGTCTATGACGGCGGCACCGCTGAACACGGGAAGGCCACGGGAAGGCCACGGGATAGACACTGGACCGGGTCGGGATTGGGAATAGGGAGCGGACGCCACTTACCAATGTTTCCGGCGCCAAAGTGGACAGCCTTCTTGGGAGTATTTCTCTCCATGTTTACGGatatgtgtatgtgtgtggtGAAAAAGTAGTACGAGTGagtggagagggaagagtGATCAGGGCAGCGGGATGCAAAGATCAACAAGGTTTAGATCAAAGGTGGAAATAAAAAGTTGTAAGATACGACGAGGTGATGTCGAGTTCAAAgggttgaagttgaagtGTCGGAGACTTTATGTTGTGGAGAGAGGATCTGCAGATGATGTCGATGGATTGCTGGATGCTatggagaagatggggagggacGGTTTGGCACAACGAGGAAAGGCCATTTGCTTTATACTATCGTGAGATAGAAAGCGTCGCTGGGCTTTTGT belongs to Podospora bellae-mahoneyi strain CBS 112042 chromosome 6, whole genome shotgun sequence and includes:
- a CDS encoding hypothetical protein (EggNog:ENOG50; COG:S), with amino-acid sequence MVVSRGLGNGYLRGRCVLRSRYPSPISTLTFKSTSTMQLLAILTTFPLTALAVVNGRCSGSAATGTWGQSGICISTGTCNSFGGVFKSGACPGDAADIRCCLIGLEGSTNKPCGAPRSYCDWDGHACWGVTHSGENVPVRRIIGAARVCK
- the SEC27 gene encoding Coatomer subunit beta' (COG:U; EggNog:ENOG503NWHK); this translates as MSLNIQRQLFARSERVKGIDFHPTEPWILTTLYSGHVYIWSYETQQVVKTFELTDVPVRAGRFVARKNWIVCGSDDFQIRVYNYNTSEKITTFEAHPDYIRAIAVHPTQPFVLTASDDMTIKLWDWEKGWKNVRVFEGNSHYVMSLAINPKDTNTFASACLDRTVKIWSLGSSTPNFQLEAHETKGVNHVDYYPHSDKPYLLTTSDDRTVKVWDYTTKSLIATLEGHTNNVSFACYHPELPIIISGSEDGTVRIWNANTYRHEQTLNYGLERAWCVAYQKGKQGIAVGFDEGSVVIKLGREEPAVSMDGSGKIIWARHNEVVSAVIKAGDATKDNEPITFSTKELGNAEIYPQALLHSPNGRFAAICGDGEYIIYTALAWRNKAFGSALDFVWASKENSNDFAIRESPTSIKVFKNFQEKKGGLDVPFAADGLTGGVLLGVKGQGGISFFDWQTGGLVRRIEVEPKQVYWSESGELVALACEDSCYVLRFSRENYNEAVQSGKVEEDGVEEAFDVITDISESIRSAEWLGDVLIYTNGTNRLNYLVGDQTYTVSHFDKPMYILGYLQRDSRVYLTDKDLSVTSFALSLPVLEYQTLVLRQDMETAAELLPSIPQDQLNKIARFLEGQGHKELALEVATDPEHKFDLALALNQLDVAVELARQSDSDHKWKTLGDAGLAAWDIPLATECFVNSKDLGSLLLVYSSTSDREGLAKLAEQASAAGAHNIAFSSKWLLGDVPGCVEILTKTNRHAEAVLFAQTYKPSLAPAIVAEWKDRLEKNKKGRVAKSLGVPVEDEELFPEWDEWLRLEKEGPVIAEEDAAEEEAEEEDDEEESADEE
- a CDS encoding hypothetical protein (EggNog:ENOG503P0IH) is translated as MVSNARPLAILASYMVTAAALTVRCIGIVRRHPVQKAKRSAGSLVLFGALAAVSLATTWSYMFGYFRWSYFDWAANAPSATAGDQLHLGEWLRDTSLFKQAWFSALETPARAWWTLQIFGFCAIWSVMLSVQAKKRNIPHIWAFMLLGQIVAISFASNLFFLAVLAHDVKDEKKPAQSTLKPSSRTSDILILVVNLAVTLFLFGNLDSPYFLSLLLAPHVLAFVPLLRDGISSGSTESSQLREPSKVLQFGILAAVLAAGTSQPIASGETWKSILDTLYEHPAVSSVGWDVICCWVSYTAWFLVRDSE
- a CDS encoding hypothetical protein (BUSCO:EOG092651OF; EggNog:ENOG503P1GA; COG:S), yielding MAKAKKLSKAPTSDTASTNSAGSSSAPTTTPSWLTDSLPLPALIVLDLDYTLWPFYSDIHISPPIRSLSPFVLSDRNGEYFSLFPDAPAILRLLSSPQCNIRLAVASKSPVGDLCREVLKSLRLPETEIRGQPKKVIDVFTTGGGGGLEIYESSKLRHFEVIAKRTGVRYEDMLFFDDERPNFEVESVGVTMKLVGRQGLCWEELEKGIQLWRERKGIVPATAGGSGSYAGGRW
- a CDS encoding hypothetical protein (EggNog:ENOG503NXVS; COG:I), which produces MAGSPVEQVPSATATTGGDEFGYPHGHFGHLTAEQEKALQDFKIFLGEKGLYTHAPGEKPSHEDWTLLRFLRARRWIVEDAYKQFKDTEDWRKANQLEVLYDTIDVEAYEETRSLYPQWTGRRDRRGIPIYLFQIRHLDSKTVANYEKKAESTSASLAKTDGSTPEKLLRLFALYENLTRFAQPLCSAMKDRDNAETPITLSTNIVDVSQVSLRMFWNLKSHMQAASTLATAHYPETLDRIFIIGAPYFFSTVWGWIKRWFDPITVSKIFILSAAEVKTELERFMEPRNIPKAYGGELEFEFFDRPNVDPRIKEAITWVKGHTDFPRGPAYWVPSEDGNTLELYAVGRQDGKQRREKICSIPSPFPKVEEPAAAVAGVKEEQEAKIEASMEGVKALSVSSSNDKPSTAEISEKVAAVAVPDAVAEEQKPAAVKA
- the PMU1 gene encoding putative phosphoglycerate mutase pmu1 (COG:G; EggNog:ENOG503NWTI), encoding MFTMIGQHATGAGHWSGWSMLKLLLLMSFPTLSLTAPPSVSHPIASSESESMKSLAALKTMAPKYRFTAVPGYFQMAGRGPRNEVPTMPGMGLIDQPYPTDEAFDPQRSKQPWERFVNLLNSWNESEKGKAAYKLIYVTRHGQGYHNAKESDVGSAEWETRWVMLNGDDNSTWFDSHLTLEGIRQAMTMNAFWQDAATTLKLPLPRRYYASPLARCLETCKFSFEGIELPPGQEKPPFKPIIKELLRERLHFHTCDRRRNGTWIRENFPEFEFEEGFVDEDVYWKTEGRETLQEHAARTMALLEDVFEHDDEQIISFSTHSGTIAALIKATGHEDFFVEPGNVVPFLIKGEIIQPN